A portion of the Paucilactobacillus hokkaidonensis JCM 18461 genome contains these proteins:
- the mfd gene encoding transcription-repair coupling factor, which translates to MELENLLEQMPEFDPIVNSIKPGNRQLITGISGSARTLLLSALKKHLPHPQIIVTDTLFHMDQVATDLMNRLPEEHVLTFPAEEMLAAEVATSSPNYRLQRVEALHALLENEDCVIVTSTSGMNRLLPAPAVFKQAALTLQVGGVVDLEQSRILLSSMGYKYEKMVLRPGDFAIRGSIIDIYPLNTEYPVRIDLFDTEIDSLRYFDASDQRSVENIEQVTVLPATDFVVSPTDFDAIGNRVQTAFKAAQGKLTSQDAQAKLEQAISPLLKAIAHQQLMPEMMELANLVYPKKYSLLDYLPIDSELFVDDFPRIMDAQKQLQTDESNWLVDKVEQQQLFSTEKLGNDATQIIRADKHAQIFFALFQKGMGQLRFSQINNLVTRNMQQFFGQLPILKTEIKRWLAQKQTVVIMVNGQERMEKINNTLQDFDINVTETKENEIKPQVVQLISAGLQNGFELPNANLVVITETEMFKQVQKKRVRQQTLANAERIKSYTDLKPGDYVVHVNHGIGQFTGIQTLEVDGVKQDYMTIDYQKNAQIFVPITQLNLVQKYVSSEAKTPHINKLGGSEWSKTKRKVAAKIEDIADELVELYAAREAEKGYAYPKDDGYQDQFEEDFPYTETRDQLRSTEEIKRDMERIKPMDRLLVGDVGYGKTEVALRAAFKAVEAGKQVAFLVPTTILAQQHFDTMQNRFEGYPVNIGLMSRFRTTKQVRETEAQLKAGECDIVVGTHRLLSKDIKFKDLGLLIIDEEQRFGVKHKEKLKQLKSNVDVLTLTATPIPRTLHMSMLGVRDLSVIETPPAGRFPIQTYVMEQNAGALRDGIMREMQRGGQVYYLHNRVADIEKTVSEIQVLVPEARVGYIHGQMTESQLEGVLYDFVRGEYDVLVTTSIIETGVDIPNVNTLFVEDADRMGLSQLYQIRGRIGRSNRVAYAYFMYQQNKVLTEISEKRLAAIRDFTELGSGFKIAMRDLSIRGAGNLLGKQQHGFIDSVGYDLYSQMLADAVAQKQGQKVTEKTDSEIELGVEAYLPSEYIEDQRQKIEIYKEIRKAENEDQLTETQGDLIDRFGDYPIQVENLLIIGKIKLFSDLALLEKIRRQNDQIFVSLSKKASQIISPKIILQQLAKTGFKSTIGETDQKLKLKLIIQPKMDQATWLTQLTEFIGALARQTHDSEDNRETKVTPS; encoded by the coding sequence GTGGAATTAGAAAATTTGCTAGAACAAATGCCAGAGTTTGATCCAATCGTGAACTCAATTAAGCCGGGAAATCGGCAATTAATCACTGGTATTTCTGGTTCTGCGCGGACGCTCTTATTAAGTGCATTAAAAAAACATCTACCGCATCCGCAAATTATTGTCACAGATACACTGTTTCATATGGATCAGGTAGCGACGGATTTAATGAACCGATTACCTGAAGAACATGTATTAACGTTTCCGGCGGAAGAAATGTTGGCCGCAGAAGTAGCTACCAGTTCGCCTAACTATCGACTGCAACGAGTAGAGGCGTTACACGCGTTATTAGAAAATGAAGATTGTGTCATTGTGACGTCTACTTCAGGGATGAATCGATTATTACCGGCACCAGCAGTATTTAAGCAAGCAGCATTAACACTGCAGGTTGGTGGTGTTGTGGACTTAGAACAGTCGAGGATTTTACTGAGTTCAATGGGTTATAAGTATGAAAAAATGGTCCTACGACCAGGTGATTTTGCCATTCGTGGGTCGATAATTGATATTTATCCATTAAATACGGAATATCCCGTTAGAATTGATTTATTTGATACTGAAATTGATTCATTACGTTATTTTGATGCGAGTGATCAGCGTAGCGTTGAAAATATTGAACAGGTGACCGTGTTACCGGCCACCGATTTTGTTGTCTCACCAACTGATTTTGATGCAATCGGTAATCGTGTGCAGACTGCATTTAAAGCGGCTCAAGGTAAACTAACGAGTCAAGATGCGCAAGCCAAACTAGAACAAGCAATCTCACCACTACTAAAGGCTATTGCTCACCAGCAATTAATGCCTGAAATGATGGAGCTTGCTAATTTAGTGTATCCAAAAAAATATTCGTTACTAGATTATTTGCCGATTGATAGCGAACTATTTGTTGACGATTTTCCTCGAATTATGGATGCGCAAAAGCAACTACAAACTGATGAAAGTAATTGGCTAGTTGATAAGGTTGAACAACAGCAGTTATTTTCGACTGAAAAATTGGGTAATGATGCCACACAGATAATCAGGGCTGATAAACATGCTCAGATTTTTTTTGCACTGTTTCAAAAAGGAATGGGACAGCTTCGGTTTAGCCAAATAAATAATTTAGTTACACGAAATATGCAACAATTCTTTGGACAACTGCCAATTTTAAAAACCGAAATAAAACGCTGGTTAGCGCAAAAACAAACCGTTGTGATCATGGTGAATGGTCAGGAACGAATGGAAAAAATAAATAACACACTACAAGATTTTGATATCAATGTGACAGAGACTAAAGAAAATGAGATTAAACCACAAGTTGTGCAATTAATCTCTGCGGGATTGCAAAATGGATTTGAATTACCTAACGCTAATTTAGTTGTCATTACTGAAACTGAGATGTTTAAACAGGTTCAAAAAAAGCGTGTTCGGCAACAGACATTAGCCAATGCTGAACGAATTAAAAGCTATACTGACCTTAAACCTGGCGATTATGTAGTCCATGTTAATCACGGAATTGGGCAATTCACTGGCATTCAGACGCTCGAAGTCGATGGCGTTAAGCAAGATTATATGACTATCGATTATCAAAAAAATGCACAGATCTTTGTGCCAATTACACAGCTTAATTTGGTCCAAAAGTACGTGTCATCAGAGGCTAAAACACCACATATTAACAAATTAGGTGGCAGTGAGTGGTCCAAAACAAAGCGTAAAGTGGCCGCTAAAATTGAAGATATTGCGGATGAATTAGTTGAACTATATGCAGCTCGTGAGGCCGAAAAAGGGTACGCATATCCCAAAGATGATGGTTATCAAGATCAGTTTGAAGAGGACTTTCCTTACACTGAAACACGTGATCAGTTGCGGAGTACCGAAGAAATCAAACGAGACATGGAACGAATTAAACCGATGGACCGATTATTAGTTGGGGATGTTGGTTACGGTAAAACAGAGGTTGCCTTACGAGCGGCTTTTAAAGCTGTTGAAGCAGGTAAGCAGGTTGCCTTCTTAGTACCGACAACCATTTTGGCGCAGCAACATTTTGATACGATGCAAAATCGATTTGAAGGCTATCCTGTAAATATTGGTCTGATGTCAAGATTTAGAACAACTAAGCAGGTGCGAGAAACCGAAGCCCAACTTAAGGCCGGCGAATGTGACATTGTAGTAGGCACCCACCGTCTGTTATCTAAAGATATTAAATTTAAGGATTTAGGTTTACTCATTATTGATGAAGAACAGCGCTTTGGGGTTAAGCACAAAGAAAAGTTGAAGCAACTGAAATCAAATGTTGATGTGCTGACTTTGACGGCGACACCAATTCCAAGGACTTTGCACATGTCGATGCTTGGTGTGCGTGATTTATCTGTAATTGAAACGCCACCAGCAGGCCGGTTTCCAATCCAGACATATGTAATGGAACAAAATGCAGGCGCACTGCGGGATGGTATTATGCGCGAAATGCAACGTGGTGGGCAGGTCTATTACTTACACAATCGAGTTGCAGATATTGAAAAAACAGTGAGTGAAATTCAGGTATTGGTACCAGAAGCTCGAGTTGGTTATATTCATGGTCAAATGACCGAATCACAACTAGAAGGTGTGTTGTATGATTTTGTTCGTGGAGAATATGATGTTTTAGTAACTACGTCAATCATTGAAACGGGAGTTGATATTCCCAATGTTAATACATTGTTTGTTGAAGATGCAGACAGAATGGGATTATCACAGCTGTATCAGATCCGGGGCCGGATTGGCCGTAGTAATCGGGTCGCCTATGCCTACTTTATGTACCAGCAAAATAAGGTTTTAACTGAGATAAGTGAAAAACGATTGGCTGCAATTCGGGACTTTACTGAGTTAGGTTCTGGTTTCAAAATTGCCATGCGCGATTTATCGATTCGTGGTGCGGGTAACCTACTAGGAAAGCAGCAACATGGGTTTATTGATTCAGTGGGCTACGATTTGTATTCGCAAATGTTAGCGGACGCGGTTGCACAAAAACAAGGTCAAAAAGTAACTGAGAAAACCGACAGTGAAATTGAACTTGGCGTAGAAGCATATCTGCCATCCGAATATATTGAAGATCAACGTCAAAAAATTGAAATCTATAAAGAAATTCGTAAAGCAGAAAATGAAGATCAGTTAACTGAAACGCAGGGCGATCTGATTGATCGTTTCGGTGATTATCCAATTCAAGTTGAGAATTTGCTGATAATTGGTAAAATTAAATTATTCAGTGACTTAGCATTGTTAGAAAAAATTAGACGGCAAAACGACCAAATATTTGTGTCATTATCTAAAAAAGCGAGTCAGATTATTTCACCTAAGATTATTTTGCAGCAGTTGGCCAAGACTGGTTTTAAGTCAACGATTGGAGAAACTGACCAAAAGTTAAAGCTTAAATTGATAATTCAACCTAAGATGGATCAGGCAACCTGGTTAACACAACTAACTGAATTTATCGGCGCATTAGCACGGCAAACCCATGACAGTGAGGATAATCGTGAAACAAAAGTCACACCTTCATAA
- the pth gene encoding aminoacyl-tRNA hydrolase — translation MKMIVGLGNIGPQYDQTRHNTGFMVADRFCQEHQLTFKRSRMEAMLATGVVDGQKVLVVKPTTFMNDSGRAVRPLMDYYNIEVADLVVVHDDMDLPVGKIRLKKHGSAGGHNGIKSLISHIGTQQFNRLKVGIDHPQKVRVVDYVLGKFKPVQVKPFEDSVSDAVSALDAWLTGESFDQLMNQFN, via the coding sequence ATGAAAATGATTGTTGGATTAGGAAATATCGGACCACAATACGATCAGACAAGACATAATACTGGGTTTATGGTCGCTGATCGATTTTGCCAGGAGCATCAATTAACGTTTAAACGATCAAGAATGGAAGCAATGCTAGCAACTGGAGTAGTTGATGGGCAAAAAGTGTTGGTCGTTAAACCAACGACGTTCATGAATGATTCTGGTCGGGCAGTGAGGCCATTAATGGATTACTATAATATTGAGGTTGCAGATTTAGTCGTTGTGCATGATGACATGGATTTACCGGTTGGCAAAATCCGACTAAAGAAGCATGGTTCTGCCGGTGGTCACAATGGCATTAAGAGTTTGATTAGCCATATTGGAACCCAGCAATTTAATCGATTAAAGGTCGGAATTGATCATCCACAAAAAGTTAGAGTGGTTGATTATGTTCTAGGCAAATTTAAACCGGTTCAAGTTAAACCATTTGAAGATAGCGTTTCTGATGCTGTTAGTGCACTGGATGCCTGGCTAACTGGCGAGTCGTTTGATCAACTAATGAATCAATTTAATTAG
- a CDS encoding S1 domain-containing RNA-binding protein, with product MAIEVGTKVTGKVSGITNFGAFVDLADHKTGLVHISQVSNSFVKDIHDVLSVGDMVTVKVISIGDDGKIALSIKAANESEHGARESNHGPAKHYEHNSHNGGQGNDSHHSGQRNFSHNNQSNNHKNNRDHQDGGKEDFDSLLSGFLKESESRLSTLKHNTEGKRGGRGGRRS from the coding sequence ATGGCAATTGAAGTAGGAACAAAAGTTACAGGGAAAGTTTCAGGAATTACTAATTTTGGTGCATTTGTGGATTTGGCCGATCATAAAACAGGCTTGGTGCATATCAGTCAAGTATCAAACAGTTTTGTCAAGGATATTCATGACGTTTTATCTGTTGGTGATATGGTCACAGTTAAGGTCATTTCAATTGGGGATGATGGCAAGATTGCTTTGTCGATCAAAGCTGCAAATGAGTCGGAACATGGTGCTAGAGAAAGTAATCATGGTCCGGCAAAACATTACGAACACAATAGTCATAATGGTGGTCAGGGAAATGATAGTCACCACAGTGGTCAACGTAATTTTTCACACAATAATCAATCCAATAATCACAAAAATAATCGTGATCATCAAGATGGCGGTAAGGAAGATTTTGATTCCTTACTATCCGGTTTTCTTAAGGAAAGCGAGTCGAGACTATCAACGTTGAAACATAACACCGAAGGAAAACGTGGTGGCCGTGGTGGTCGACGCAGCTAA
- a CDS encoding putative polysaccharide biosynthesis protein — MKQKSHLHKIFQGALILTLSTLIAKILSAAYRIPFQNLVGDTGFYVYQQVYPLYGIGVTLALSGLPVFISKLVAECKTQVEKESLVRQLLQILFVFAAFLVIGGWLAAPTLATLMGDEHLTSTIRSVVLMFCTMPILAVSRGYWQGQYNMIPTAISQLIEQIVRVTIVISVAVVASQQRWNIYKMGTFAMSSAVLAGLVASAFLVPSIWRIMIGTRSRQPADRPLWGLVKRLVIEGGVVCLFAALIVLFQLIDSFTVKRGLVAAGVASIDAKALKGVFDRGQPLVQLGLVVATSFSAVLLPSLTTSRLKRKIIEFQRIYRSALHICIAMSLFATVGLIALMPQINQLLFANQNGSGALAISMINIVLVALITTYSSVLQSLNRFSVTMFGLAGGLITKMLINFNLVKHFEIVGAAMGTVIGLLVTLLIIHAALPEQLRRLSTDRNFSWKLIGTCLLLFGSVKMVDIGCVNIFGTDRVAALPTVIISVLIGCLVVLGTVMWWQLFSTREIVTIPGGKRILKLINRVRN, encoded by the coding sequence GTGAAACAAAAGTCACACCTTCATAAAATATTTCAAGGAGCGTTAATTTTAACGCTGTCGACATTGATTGCTAAAATTTTGAGTGCCGCTTATCGGATACCATTTCAAAATTTGGTTGGTGATACAGGATTTTACGTCTACCAGCAAGTATATCCGCTTTATGGTATTGGGGTTACATTGGCATTGAGTGGATTACCAGTGTTCATTTCTAAATTAGTGGCCGAATGTAAAACACAAGTTGAAAAAGAATCATTGGTGCGTCAGTTGCTGCAGATCTTGTTTGTATTTGCCGCTTTTTTAGTGATTGGTGGTTGGCTTGCAGCTCCTACTTTGGCGACTTTGATGGGGGACGAGCATCTGACTTCCACAATTCGCAGCGTTGTTTTAATGTTTTGTACCATGCCAATATTAGCGGTGAGCCGCGGCTACTGGCAGGGCCAATATAATATGATTCCAACTGCAATTTCTCAGCTAATAGAACAAATTGTTCGAGTGACAATCGTGATTAGTGTAGCTGTTGTAGCTAGTCAACAACGGTGGAATATATATAAGATGGGCACGTTTGCAATGAGTAGTGCAGTATTAGCCGGTTTGGTTGCCAGTGCATTTTTAGTGCCTTCCATTTGGCGGATTATGATTGGCACTAGATCCAGGCAACCAGCAGATAGACCACTATGGGGATTAGTTAAACGATTAGTAATAGAAGGCGGAGTGGTGTGTTTGTTTGCCGCTTTGATTGTTTTATTCCAGTTGATTGATTCATTTACCGTTAAACGTGGATTAGTGGCTGCGGGTGTGGCTTCGATCGATGCTAAGGCTCTAAAAGGTGTATTTGATCGTGGACAACCATTAGTTCAGCTGGGCCTGGTAGTGGCAACCTCTTTTTCAGCAGTCTTATTACCATCATTGACGACTAGTCGCTTGAAACGTAAAATAATTGAATTTCAGCGTATTTATCGATCAGCATTGCATATCTGTATCGCAATGTCGTTGTTTGCTACGGTCGGATTAATTGCGTTGATGCCCCAGATCAATCAATTATTGTTTGCTAACCAAAATGGTAGTGGTGCATTAGCAATTAGTATGATCAATATTGTTTTAGTTGCTTTGATCACCACATACAGTAGTGTGTTGCAAAGCTTGAATCGATTTTCAGTTACAATGTTTGGGCTAGCTGGTGGGCTAATTACCAAGATGTTAATTAATTTTAACTTAGTTAAGCATTTTGAGATTGTGGGAGCGGCCATGGGAACGGTTATTGGTTTGCTAGTTACTTTATTAATCATTCACGCAGCATTGCCAGAGCAATTGCGTCGGTTAAGTACTGACCGTAATTTTAGTTGGAAATTGATCGGTACTTGTTTGTTGCTGTTTGGCAGTGTAAAAATGGTGGATATTGGCTGCGTGAACATATTCGGTACAGACAGAGTTGCGGCGTTACCAACGGTTATAATTTCAGTTTTAATTGGTTGTTTGGTAGTATTAGGAACTGTAATGTGGTGGCAATTATTTTCAACAAGGGAAATTGTCACCATTCCCGGTGGTAAAAGAATATTAAAGTTAATAAATCGAGTAAGAAACTAA
- the cbpA gene encoding cyclic di-AMP binding protein CbpA — protein MLIKSMVKTKENLTTLQEDTTLAQALDILEESDFRCVPVLDNTGKIFRGNIYKMHIYRHKSRGGDMNLPVTNLLKNSTKFISVNAAFFNIFFSIKDLPYIAVLDEQSQFYGILTHTKLLSMLAEGWNIHAGSYVLTVITRDERGSLVNMAKAITKYTPIANCITLDLQEPNVVRRILFTLPSGVTNDILKKIVHNLQRKGFEVPEIENLHSKL, from the coding sequence ATGTTAATCAAGTCAATGGTCAAGACAAAAGAAAATTTAACAACGTTACAAGAAGACACTACTCTGGCTCAAGCACTTGATATTTTAGAAGAATCTGACTTTCGCTGTGTCCCTGTACTAGACAACACTGGGAAAATTTTCCGTGGTAATATTTACAAGATGCACATTTACAGGCACAAATCTCGCGGTGGCGACATGAACCTCCCCGTAACAAATCTTTTAAAAAATTCAACTAAATTCATTTCAGTTAATGCAGCTTTTTTTAATATCTTTTTTTCAATCAAAGATTTACCATATATTGCTGTCTTAGACGAGCAAAGCCAGTTTTATGGCATATTAACGCACACCAAATTGCTCAGCATGCTGGCTGAGGGTTGGAACATTCATGCTGGTAGCTACGTTCTCACTGTCATTACTCGCGATGAACGCGGTTCCCTGGTTAACATGGCAAAGGCAATCACAAAATACACGCCGATCGCCAACTGTATAACATTGGACTTGCAAGAACCTAACGTTGTCCGCCGTATTTTATTTACATTACCTTCTGGCGTCACTAACGACATTTTAAAAAAAATCGTGCATAATCTGCAACGTAAAGGATTTGAAGTCCCTGAAATTGAAAATTTACATTCCAAACTTTAA
- a CDS encoding type II toxin-antitoxin system PemK/MazF family toxin, with protein MAKIEIKRGDIFYADLSPVIGSEQGGMRPVVIIQNDIGNHYSPTVIVAAITARIQKPKMPTHVPINSEYVGIEKDSVILLEQVRTIDKQRLRDRVTHLEDSTMKRVDHALQVSIGLLSQTTKTPAPASSTY; from the coding sequence ATGGCTAAGATCGAAATAAAACGTGGAGATATTTTTTACGCGGACTTATCGCCCGTGATTGGTTCAGAGCAAGGTGGAATGCGGCCAGTAGTGATTATCCAAAATGATATTGGAAATCACTATAGTCCAACAGTGATTGTGGCTGCGATTACGGCACGGATTCAAAAACCAAAAATGCCCACCCACGTACCAATCAATTCAGAATATGTCGGTATTGAAAAGGATTCTGTCATTTTGTTAGAACAGGTTCGGACGATTGATAAGCAGCGATTACGTGATCGAGTAACTCACTTAGAAGATAGTACAATGAAACGCGTTGATCACGCCTTGCAAGTTAGCATTGGATTACTTAGTCAAACCACTAAAACACCTGCTCCAGCGAGTAGTACATACTAA
- a CDS encoding FtsB family cell division protein: protein MAQNRENNVSHIHTAYSKQILAREAQNASERQQLIKIRKKRFYAIISVFIVFVMFFGVQIIQSRASLRSTDAQVVKQENKLKTVKSTNKDLKHEVKLLNNDDYLQKVIRQKYYYSKAGETIYNLPSQSGSLDKVNGK from the coding sequence ATGGCACAAAATCGCGAGAATAATGTTTCCCATATTCATACTGCTTATTCAAAACAAATTCTTGCGCGCGAAGCGCAAAATGCTAGTGAACGCCAACAACTGATTAAAATTCGTAAAAAACGGTTTTACGCGATTATTAGTGTGTTCATAGTATTTGTCATGTTTTTCGGTGTGCAGATTATTCAAAGTCGAGCCAGTTTACGGAGTACTGATGCCCAAGTAGTTAAGCAAGAAAATAAATTAAAGACCGTTAAAAGCACAAATAAGGATTTAAAACATGAAGTTAAGTTGTTGAATAACGATGATTATCTACAAAAAGTTATTCGACAAAAGTACTATTATTCAAAAGCAGGTGAAACTATTTATAATTTACCAAGCCAATCTGGCAGCTTAGATAAAGTGAACGGAAAATAA
- a CDS encoding RNA-binding S4 domain-containing protein yields MRLDKFLKVSRIIKRRSVAKEISDQGRITINGNNAKSSSNVSVDDQLIIKFGNKTETVKILRIVETTKKDEAEQMYEIIDESYKEDFRKGVN; encoded by the coding sequence ATGAGATTAGATAAATTTCTCAAAGTTTCACGTATTATTAAGCGACGTTCGGTAGCAAAAGAGATTTCGGACCAGGGTCGTATTACGATTAATGGAAATAATGCCAAATCATCAAGCAATGTATCAGTTGATGATCAACTGATTATTAAGTTTGGCAATAAAACTGAAACGGTCAAAATTTTGCGGATTGTGGAAACAACTAAAAAAGATGAGGCTGAACAGATGTATGAGATTATTGATGAAAGTTATAAAGAAGACTTCCGTAAGGGCGTTAATTAA
- a CDS encoding L-lactate dehydrogenase, translating to MSKNNHQKVVLVGDGAVGSSYAFAMAQQGLAEEFVIVDVIKERTEGDALDLEDATAFTAPKNIYSGEYSDCADADLVVITAGAPQKPGETRLDLVNKNLKILSSIVKPVVDSGFNGIFVVAANPVDILTYATWKFSGFPKNKIIGSGTSLDTSRLRVALAKKLELDPRDVNAYIMGEHGDSEFAAYSAATAGGKSVVELAKEAGLSFDDLLKIEDETRNKAYEIINRKGATFYGVATSLMRISKAILRDENAILPIGASLEGEYGLKDIFIGTPAVVNGQGLAKVIEVPLDDREKELMAKSAETLRKVTADGLAELG from the coding sequence TTGAGTAAAAATAATCATCAAAAAGTTGTCCTAGTTGGTGACGGAGCTGTCGGTTCTAGTTATGCCTTTGCAATGGCACAACAAGGCTTAGCCGAAGAATTCGTCATCGTGGACGTAATTAAGGAACGTACCGAAGGGGATGCATTGGATCTTGAAGATGCAACTGCATTCACTGCACCAAAGAACATTTACTCCGGTGAATATTCTGACTGTGCCGATGCTGACCTCGTTGTTATCACAGCTGGTGCACCTCAAAAGCCCGGCGAAACTCGTCTTGACCTGGTAAACAAAAACTTGAAGATTCTATCTTCAATCGTTAAGCCAGTCGTTGATTCAGGTTTCAATGGTATTTTCGTTGTTGCTGCTAACCCAGTTGATATTTTGACATATGCAACATGGAAATTCTCTGGTTTCCCTAAGAACAAAATCATTGGTTCAGGAACTTCACTAGATACTTCACGTTTACGTGTAGCCTTAGCTAAGAAGTTGGAACTTGACCCACGTGACGTTAATGCCTATATCATGGGTGAACATGGGGATTCTGAATTTGCTGCTTACTCAGCTGCAACTGCTGGTGGCAAGTCAGTCGTTGAATTGGCTAAGGAAGCCGGTTTATCATTCGACGATCTATTGAAGATCGAAGATGAAACTCGTAACAAAGCCTATGAAATCATTAACCGTAAGGGTGCTACCTTCTACGGTGTTGCAACTTCATTGATGCGGATTTCAAAAGCAATTTTGCGCGACGAAAATGCAATCCTACCAATTGGTGCTTCACTTGAAGGCGAATATGGTTTGAAGGATATTTTCATTGGTACCCCAGCAGTTGTCAATGGTCAAGGTTTAGCTAAAGTCATTGAAGTACCTTTGGATGATCGTGAAAAAGAACTAATGGCTAAGTCAGCTGAAACCCTCCGTAAGGTAACAGCAGACGGATTAGCTGAATTAGGCTAG
- the tilS gene encoding tRNA lysidine(34) synthetase TilS has protein sequence MKTAVQAKFERNLAQYRFFNTQETVVLAVSTGIDSMVLLELFLRLPPKRRPKILVAHVNHELRDQSVQEEQFIRSFCDQHHLDLEVTHWAKAKHPASGIEEAARSFRYHFFATLLQQKHARILVTAHQANDQAETMLMKLVRGGQVAQLAGIANQRKFKDGYLIRPLLNVSRTEIAQFAHENKIKWFEDETNTDLSIQRNRFRQGIIPNLQTENPAVVDHLIDYQRQLVELIDFADNQLRGIVKQVNNVKRQLNLDLYQQLEQTTKRLVLSYWLEKVQLVTNLSQAQLGEMEQLLDNRNKPQTRLKLNDQLELIKQYQYAWVVKIGPADISTAIIPATVLKLNHWYSSSVHESIGIFAPNGELDKQKDCQVNIMWLPSKAFPLQLRRWQAGDVIALKNGHHQQVRRVLIDQKLNNAQRQDQLVITDQQGNVIWLVGRKFAWWERPLDYQDKWQQVAFVRRFIRGE, from the coding sequence GTGAAAACAGCAGTACAGGCAAAATTTGAGCGGAACTTAGCACAGTACCGCTTTTTTAATACACAAGAAACGGTAGTATTAGCAGTTTCAACCGGAATTGACTCAATGGTTCTGTTGGAACTGTTTTTACGGTTGCCACCAAAAAGACGACCAAAGATCCTTGTTGCACATGTCAATCATGAGTTACGTGATCAAAGTGTACAAGAAGAACAATTTATTCGTTCATTTTGTGATCAACACCACTTAGACTTAGAAGTTACGCATTGGGCCAAAGCAAAACATCCAGCTAGCGGTATTGAAGAAGCTGCTAGAAGTTTTAGATATCATTTTTTTGCGACGTTACTGCAGCAAAAACATGCTCGAATATTAGTGACAGCCCATCAAGCCAATGATCAAGCCGAGACGATGTTAATGAAATTAGTCCGTGGTGGACAAGTAGCACAATTGGCTGGTATTGCCAACCAGCGAAAGTTTAAGGATGGTTATTTAATCCGGCCCTTATTGAACGTTTCACGAACTGAAATAGCACAGTTTGCCCACGAAAATAAAATTAAATGGTTTGAAGACGAGACTAATACAGACTTATCAATTCAACGAAATCGATTTAGACAGGGGATCATTCCCAATCTGCAAACAGAAAATCCTGCAGTGGTCGATCATTTAATTGATTACCAAAGACAGCTGGTAGAATTAATTGATTTTGCTGACAATCAACTTCGAGGAATCGTTAAGCAGGTTAATAACGTTAAACGACAGCTGAATTTAGACCTGTATCAACAACTAGAACAGACAACTAAACGGTTAGTACTGTCGTATTGGTTGGAGAAAGTCCAGCTTGTTACTAATCTTTCACAGGCGCAATTAGGTGAGATGGAACAGTTATTAGATAATCGGAATAAACCACAAACAAGACTTAAGTTGAATGATCAACTAGAATTAATTAAACAATATCAATATGCTTGGGTTGTTAAAATTGGGCCAGCCGATATTTCAACTGCAATCATCCCAGCGACTGTGCTAAAATTAAATCATTGGTACTCCAGTAGTGTGCATGAGTCGATTGGCATTTTTGCGCCTAATGGTGAGCTGGACAAACAAAAAGATTGTCAGGTTAACATAATGTGGCTACCATCAAAGGCATTTCCACTTCAATTACGGCGATGGCAAGCTGGAGACGTAATAGCACTAAAAAATGGGCATCATCAGCAAGTTAGGCGAGTTTTAATTGATCAAAAATTAAATAATGCACAACGGCAAGATCAACTAGTAATTACCGATCAACAAGGCAATGTTATTTGGTTGGTTGGTCGTAAATTTGCATGGTGGGAACGACCGTTAGACTATCAAGACAAATGGCAGCAGGTTGCGTTTGTCAGACGTTTTATCAGGGGAGAATAG